From the genome of Papaver somniferum cultivar HN1 chromosome 2, ASM357369v1, whole genome shotgun sequence, one region includes:
- the LOC113354508 gene encoding GDSL esterase/lipase At4g16230-like, which yields MGVYTNVHVLLEALFFTSLLLKSCSALDRFSSNYVFGDSLVDVGNNNYIATFSKSNYLPNGLDFPPGRNPTGRFCNGRTVVDNIGLELGWRTFTPAYLAPTTVGDVVLDGVNYASAASGILRGTGRNYVGRINNDAQIDNFAKTRQYIISRMGSSAASEHFGNALFSFTTGSNDFINNYLLGHTTAILISPETFVNQMIGRFNVQLRRLYDMGAKRMIVVNVGPIGCIPDQRDKNPLAGNSCVDLPNQLAKLFNKKLKTLIMDLNSDLAQSKFLYADIYNIVSDIIRNYQSYGFENSNSACCRIAGRFGGLVPCLPPSIVCPDRSKYVFWDSFHPTDATNVIIAKRVFEGGLNDIYPMNIRQLLQAN from the exons ATGGGTGTATACACAAATGTTCATGTTCTTCTTGAAGCTTTGTTTTTTACCTCGTTGTTGCTCAAGTCTTGTTCAGCTCTAGACAGATTTTCTTCTAATTATGTTTTTGGAGATTCTTTGGTTGATGTTGGTAACAATAACTACATTGCAACTTTTTCTAAGTCAAATTACTTACCAAATGGACTTGATTTCCCTCCCGGACGTAATCCTACTGGACGGTTTTGTAATGGAAGAACGGTCGTTGACAATATAG GTCTAGAATTGGGCTGGAGAACTTTTACTCCGGCATACTTGGCACCAACTACAGTTGGAGATGTTGTCCTTGATGGAGTTAATTACGCATCCGCAGCTAGTGGAATTCTTAGAGGAACAGGCAGAAATTAC GTTGGACGTATCAACAATGACGCACAGATAGATAACTTCGCGAAAACAAGACAATACATAATCTCAAGAATGGGTTCTTCTGCGGCTTCGGAACATTTCGGAAACGCTTTATTCTCTTTCACAACTGGTTCTAATGATTTCATTAATAACTACTTGTTAGGTCATACAACTGCAATCTTGATTAGCCCAGAaacatttgtaaaccaaatgattgGAAGATTCAATGTGCAACTAAGA AGACTGTATGATATGGGTGCTAAGAGGATGATTGTTGTAAATGTAGGACCAATTGGTTGCATTCCGGATCAACGGGATAAGAACCCATTGGCCGGAAATTCATGTGTTGATTTGCCGAATCAATTAGCAAAGTTATTCAACAAAAAATTGAAGACTCTAATAATGGATTTGAATTCAGATCTAGCACAATCTAAGTTCTTGTATGCAGATATTTACAATATTGTTTCTGACATCATTCGGAATTATCAATCTTACG GTTTCGAGAATTCCAATAGTGCATGTTGTAGAATTGCTGGTAGGTTTGGGGGTTTGGTTCCATGTCTTCCACCATCTATAGTTTGTCCCGACCGATCTAAGTATGTATTTTGGGATTCCTTCCATCCAACTGATGCTACTAATGTCATCATCGCCAAGAGAGTATTCGAGGGAGGTCTTAACGACATATACCCGATGAATATTCGACAACTATTGCAGGCTAATTAG